The nucleotide sequence ATACTTGCTTATTTCGATAGCATACGACCAAGTCATGCGACGCTTGACCCCAAAAAACTTGTAGATGCGGTCAAAAGTAAAATTTTCAAAGATGAAAAAAAAGCCGTGGAAGCGATTTGTATCGGGACATCCACCGGTGGTCCGAAAGCTTTGCAGACGGTTTTTTCCGATTTTCCGGAGAATTTTCATTTACCAATTTTCGTCGTACAACATATGCCTGTGGGTTTTACAAAAGCTTTTGCTTCTCGTTTAAACGATCATTCCAAGATCAAGGTAAAGGAAGCCGAGGATGGAGAAGAAATTCGTCCCGGAACCGGTTATGTTGCTCCGGGTGATGCACATTTAAAGATCGAATCTAGGGCAGGACGGAAATGGATTGCCTTAGGTAGGGAAGCGTTGGTAAATGGACACAGGCCCTCAGTCGAAGTTTTATTCGACAGCGCAATCCGGGAATACGGGAGCGCCTTAGTCGGTGTAATTATGACCGGCATGGGTAAGGACGGAGCAGCGGCAATTCTCAGAATGAGAGAGACCGGAGCTTCTACTGTCGCCCAAGACGAGGACAGCTCCGTGATCTTCGGAATGAATCGCCAAGCCATCGAAATGGGCGGGATTCAGTTCGTAGAACCAGTAAGCGCAATAACATCAAGGATACTTTCCATTCTCAAAGAAAGGGGAAACTAATTATGGCCAGAATTCTCGTAGTAGACGATGCAAAATTCATGAGGACCATGGTGAAGGACGCACTCGTCGCCGGAGGGCATGAGATCGTCGGCGAGGCCGAAAACGGAAACATCGCTGTCGATCAGTACAAAGCGATCAAGCCGGACCTAGTCACCATGGATATCACCATGAGAGAAAAAGACGGGATCGAAGCAGCCCAGGAAATTTTTAAATTGGATCCGAAAGCGCGTATCATTATGGTTACCGCTCTTGGGCAGGAAGAACTTCTTGCAAAAGCGATCAAGATGGGAGTGAAGGATTTCGTAGTAAAACCTTTTTCACCGGAAAGATTGCAACAGGCGGCAGAAAAAGCACTGAATTCCTAAAAAGATGGAAAGAGAAAACGCCACACAATCCTTCGTAGTTCAATGGAACAATTCCGAAGGCGGTATTACGGAGGGACCTTTAAGTCTTCTCTGGTCTCTTATAGAAAGTTATAAGGTTGATATATTCGAAGTTTCCCTTTCTAGGATCACTCAAGACTTTCTAAACTTCATTAAGATTTCTGCAAGTATCCATATAGACATGGGAGCGGAATACGCTCTTATGGCTGCAAATTTAGTTTATCTCAAATCCAAGGCATTATTACCCGATCCGGGTTTCGAAGAAGAGGATTACGATCCTCCTCTTCCCCCCGAACTGGTCGAAAAACTTCTTGAACATAAAAAATTCCAATTAACCGCCCAAAAAATGGGGGATGTGGACAAGATTCAGGCCGGAGTATTCTCGAGAGAAACCAATCAGGTGATAGACGAGTCCGAGTCCTGGCTGGATCTAAGCCTTTTAGACCTGATCTCCGCATTTAACGAGATCTTGGAAAAACGGGAAGACGAAGGCGAGATT is from Leptospira sp. WS58.C1 and encodes:
- a CDS encoding segregation and condensation protein A, which encodes MERENATQSFVVQWNNSEGGITEGPLSLLWSLIESYKVDIFEVSLSRITQDFLNFIKISASIHIDMGAEYALMAANLVYLKSKALLPDPGFEEEDYDPPLPPELVEKLLEHKKFQLTAQKMGDVDKIQAGVFSRETNQVIDESESWLDLSLLDLISAFNEILEKREDEGEIPALLTAPHRYSVEEKMGTISELLVERSDISFEELFSTVKPEKAEIVAVFLAMLELCKQRIVSIRQHKTFGEIRIFLVGEPWNATKPA
- a CDS encoding protein-glutamate methylesterase/protein-glutamine glutaminase; translated protein: MVGTPADGSIRVVIVDDSLLVRNIISDQIKKESRIQVIATGKTGVDCIELATKLRPDIVILDVEMPVMDGLSALQELQKRKLGIPVMMLSVLTQHGAEATFKALEYGAIDFVPKPSSSNQFNPEEIGTVLRNRILAYFDSIRPSHATLDPKKLVDAVKSKIFKDEKKAVEAICIGTSTGGPKALQTVFSDFPENFHLPIFVVQHMPVGFTKAFASRLNDHSKIKVKEAEDGEEIRPGTGYVAPGDAHLKIESRAGRKWIALGREALVNGHRPSVEVLFDSAIREYGSALVGVIMTGMGKDGAAAILRMRETGASTVAQDEDSSVIFGMNRQAIEMGGIQFVEPVSAITSRILSILKERGN
- a CDS encoding response regulator; amino-acid sequence: MARILVVDDAKFMRTMVKDALVAGGHEIVGEAENGNIAVDQYKAIKPDLVTMDITMREKDGIEAAQEIFKLDPKARIIMVTALGQEELLAKAIKMGVKDFVVKPFSPERLQQAAEKALNS